One genomic window of Campylobacter fetus subsp. fetus includes the following:
- a CDS encoding chemotaxis protein CheW: MNDKLGQVLQKQKQQISEPTAKDRDEIEQLVGFIVGEEEFAIPILYIKEIIKPIEYTRVPSVPDYVLGVFNLRGNVIPLIDLRIKFNLNPSKMTANTRYIVMKDDDNIAGFVIDRLTEAIRINKDRIDQPPETLAKDKGMIQGIGKRDNNILTILKVEALLKRDF, translated from the coding sequence ATGAACGATAAATTAGGTCAAGTTTTACAAAAACAGAAGCAACAAATATCTGAGCCTACTGCAAAAGACAGAGATGAAATAGAGCAGCTGGTTGGATTTATAGTTGGTGAAGAGGAATTTGCTATTCCGATTTTATATATCAAAGAGATTATAAAACCGATAGAATATACTAGAGTTCCTAGTGTTCCGGATTATGTTTTAGGTGTTTTTAATCTAAGAGGAAATGTTATACCTCTTATAGATTTAAGGATTAAATTCAATCTAAATCCATCTAAAATGACGGCAAATACTCGCTATATCGTTATGAAAGATGATGATAATATAGCAGGATTTGTTATCGACAGGCTTACTGAGGCTATTAGGATTAACAAAGATAGGATCGATCAGCCACCTGAGACTTTAGCAAAAGATAAAGGCATGATTCAAGGAATCGGCAAAAGAGATAACAACATACTTACGATACTAAAAGTTGAAGCACTTTTAAAACGTGATTTTTAA
- the serB gene encoding phosphoserine phosphatase SerB produces the protein MIKLCVFDFDSTLMDGETITILSSAVGKDKEVSDITKRAMAGELDFYESLVKRVKFIEGLKLQDAIKITSNLPFIDGAGEIISYLKAKDIKTIVFSGGFHIATDAAQAKLKFDINFANELHHKNSILTGSVGGEMMFGDSKGKMLARLKSFLNLKDDEIVCVGDGANDVSMFKEAGMGIAFCANEILKKAATHIVDTKDLRELKQIL, from the coding sequence ATGATAAAACTTTGTGTTTTTGACTTTGACTCTACTTTAATGGATGGTGAGACTATCACCATCCTTTCAAGTGCTGTTGGAAAAGATAAAGAGGTTAGCGATATTACAAAAAGAGCTATGGCCGGAGAGCTTGATTTTTATGAAAGTCTAGTAAAAAGAGTAAAATTTATAGAAGGATTAAAACTTCAAGATGCTATAAAAATAACTTCAAATTTACCGTTTATAGACGGTGCTGGCGAAATTATCTCATATTTAAAAGCAAAAGATATCAAAACTATAGTATTTAGCGGCGGATTTCATATAGCAACTGATGCTGCTCAAGCTAAGCTTAAATTTGATATAAATTTTGCAAACGAACTTCATCATAAAAATAGTATTTTAACAGGATCTGTCGGCGGAGAAATGATGTTTGGAGACTCAAAAGGAAAGATGCTTGCACGTCTAAAAAGTTTTTTAAATTTAAAAGATGATGAGATAGTTTGCGTTGGAGATGGCGCAAATGATGTTTCTATGTTTAAAGAAGCAGGTATGGGCATAGCGTTTTGTGCAAATGAGATCTTGAAAAAAGCCGCAACTCATATAGTAGATACAAAAGATTTAAGAGAATTAAAACAAATTTTATAA
- a CDS encoding transaldolase encodes MYRDIKFSLWCDFLERDFINGEFLNLIENSVINGATSNPSIFKSAICSSCAYALLKDEYKRKRPKELYEILATTDIKMAANKLLKNYANDDDGFVSLEVDPNLYDDSEGTYKEGKRLFNIIKMPNVMIKVPATDSGYEAMSDLMKKGINVNATLVFSISQVKECLEAFSEGSRAYAKRFPGTPLPKGVISIFVSRFDRLLDKSLKNAGLETSKFGIYNATKAYKIIEQQDNKNIRALFASTGVKGDELPADYYIKELLYKNSINTAPLNTIKEFIKDMSEPKSPLECSIIDEYFDRTKKADINYEKSCKILLEDGLKAFCEAFDDILTSLK; translated from the coding sequence ATGTATAGGGATATCAAATTTTCACTTTGGTGTGATTTTTTGGAGAGAGATTTTATAAATGGCGAGTTTTTAAATTTAATAGAAAATTCGGTTATAAACGGCGCTACGAGCAATCCGTCTATATTTAAATCTGCTATTTGTTCATCTTGTGCTTACGCACTTTTAAAAGATGAATACAAAAGAAAAAGACCAAAAGAGTTATACGAAATTTTAGCTACGACAGATATAAAAATGGCTGCAAATAAACTTCTAAAAAATTATGCAAATGATGATGACGGTTTTGTTAGCTTAGAAGTCGATCCAAATTTATATGATGATAGCGAAGGCACTTATAAAGAGGGAAAAAGACTATTTAATATTATCAAAATGCCAAACGTAATGATAAAAGTCCCTGCCACTGATAGCGGATATGAAGCTATGAGTGATCTTATGAAAAAGGGAATTAACGTAAATGCTACTCTTGTATTTTCGATCTCTCAAGTAAAAGAGTGCTTAGAAGCTTTTAGTGAAGGAAGCAGAGCTTATGCTAAAAGGTTTCCAGGAACTCCGCTTCCAAAAGGCGTTATTAGTATCTTTGTGAGTCGTTTTGATAGGCTGCTTGATAAGAGTCTTAAAAACGCCGGACTAGAGACTTCTAAGTTTGGAATTTACAATGCTACAAAAGCTTATAAAATAATAGAACAACAAGATAATAAAAATATAAGAGCTTTATTTGCCAGTACCGGAGTAAAAGGTGATGAGTTGCCGGCGGACTACTATATAAAAGAGCTTTTATATAAAAATAGTATAAATACCGCTCCTCTTAACACTATAAAAGAGTTTATCAAAGATATGAGTGAGCCAAAATCTCCGCTTGAATGCAGCATTATAGACGAGTACTTTGATAGGACTAAGAAGGCTGATATAAACTATGAAAAAAGTTGTAAAATACTTTTAGAAGATGGTTTAAAAGCATTTTGTGAGGCGTTTGACGATATTTTAACAAGCTTAAAATAA
- a CDS encoding chemotaxis protein CheW — translation MDDMQEILEDFLVEAFELIEQIDHDLVELEANPEDLELLNRIFRVAHTVKGSSSFLNFDILTKLTHHMEDVLNKARHGDLKITPDIMDVVLESVDMMKALLRSIRDNGSDTSAGISIDDICIRLTAISEGEAPQSSQQETNDAPKQESKEEANTNEPKEEEQVDESANDVDVNSLSEAEVEAEIERLLKVRKAEDQARKEQRKNEHHEDPKPEPAPSKPAASETKNAPAQSSGSAIEQTIRVEVKRLDNLMNLIGELVLGKNRLLKIYDDVEERYEGEKFLEELNQVVSALSLVTTDIQLAVMKTRMLPIAKVFNKFPRMVRDLSRELGKQIDLEISGEETELDKSIVEEIGDPLVHIIRNSCDHGIEDPKDRAQAGKPEKGVIQLKAYNEGNHIVVEIVDDGKGIDPLSVKMKAVERGIITDREADAMSDKEAFALIFKPGFSLAKQVTNVSGRGVGMDVVKTNIEKLNGIIDIDSEVGKGTIMKLKIPLTLAIIQSLLVGSQEEYYAIPLASVKETVRVPVDNIYTIEGKNVLRLRDEVLSLVRLSDLFGVKQVFESGDQTYVVVINVAESKLGIIVDNLIGQEEIVIKSLGNYLQNIRGIAGGTIRGDGKVTLIVDVGMIMDMAKELKIDIRASIESSIKAVSKDKPSDYKVLIVDDSKMDRTIMQKSLEPIGVTVIEATNGVEALNIIKSGDHVIDAVLIDIEMPRMDGYTLAGEIRKYSKYRNLPLIAVTSRTSKSDRLRGVEVGMTEYITKPYSPEYLENVVRKNIKLM, via the coding sequence ATGGATGATATGCAAGAAATACTTGAAGACTTTTTAGTCGAAGCTTTTGAGCTTATTGAACAGATTGATCACGATCTTGTAGAGCTTGAAGCAAACCCTGAGGATTTAGAGCTTTTAAACAGAATTTTCCGTGTAGCTCATACGGTTAAAGGAAGTTCATCATTTTTAAATTTTGATATTTTAACAAAACTTACTCATCATATGGAAGATGTTTTAAATAAAGCTCGCCACGGTGATTTGAAAATAACTCCTGATATAATGGATGTTGTTTTAGAATCTGTTGATATGATGAAAGCTCTTTTAAGAAGTATAAGAGATAACGGTAGCGATACTAGCGCAGGAATAAGCATAGATGATATTTGTATTAGACTTACTGCTATAAGTGAAGGCGAAGCACCGCAATCTAGCCAACAAGAAACAAATGATGCTCCAAAACAAGAGTCTAAAGAAGAAGCCAATACTAACGAGCCTAAAGAAGAAGAGCAAGTAGATGAATCGGCTAATGATGTTGATGTAAATAGTTTAAGTGAAGCTGAAGTGGAAGCTGAGATAGAAAGGCTTCTAAAAGTTAGAAAAGCAGAAGATCAAGCCAGAAAAGAGCAGAGAAAAAATGAGCATCATGAAGATCCAAAACCTGAACCTGCTCCAAGCAAACCGGCTGCTTCTGAGACAAAAAACGCTCCGGCTCAATCAAGCGGTTCAGCTATAGAGCAGACTATTCGCGTTGAAGTAAAAAGACTTGACAATCTTATGAACCTCATAGGCGAGTTGGTTTTAGGCAAAAACAGACTTCTTAAAATTTATGATGACGTAGAAGAGAGATACGAGGGAGAGAAATTCCTAGAAGAGCTAAATCAGGTAGTTTCGGCTTTAAGTCTTGTTACGACTGATATTCAATTAGCTGTTATGAAAACAAGAATGCTCCCTATAGCAAAAGTATTTAATAAATTTCCAAGAATGGTAAGAGATCTTAGCCGTGAGCTAGGTAAGCAAATAGATTTAGAAATTAGTGGTGAAGAAACTGAGCTTGATAAATCTATTGTTGAAGAGATAGGAGATCCTTTAGTTCATATTATCAGAAACTCTTGCGACCACGGAATCGAAGATCCAAAAGATAGAGCTCAAGCAGGAAAGCCAGAAAAAGGCGTTATCCAGTTAAAAGCTTATAACGAGGGCAATCACATTGTAGTTGAGATAGTAGATGATGGTAAGGGAATCGATCCTTTATCAGTAAAAATGAAAGCTGTCGAGCGCGGTATCATCACAGATAGAGAAGCGGACGCAATGAGTGATAAAGAGGCATTTGCTTTAATATTTAAACCTGGATTTTCACTTGCAAAACAAGTTACAAACGTAAGTGGTCGCGGTGTCGGAATGGATGTTGTAAAAACAAATATCGAAAAACTAAACGGTATAATTGATATAGATAGCGAGGTAGGTAAAGGTACTATTATGAAGCTCAAAATACCTTTAACTCTTGCTATTATCCAGTCTTTACTTGTAGGATCACAAGAAGAGTATTACGCTATACCTTTGGCTAGCGTTAAAGAGACCGTTAGAGTTCCAGTGGATAATATCTACACCATAGAAGGTAAAAACGTTCTTAGACTAAGAGATGAAGTTTTAAGTCTCGTTAGACTTAGTGATCTGTTTGGTGTCAAACAGGTATTTGAAAGTGGTGATCAGACGTATGTGGTAGTTATAAACGTGGCTGAAAGCAAGCTCGGTATCATAGTAGATAATCTAATAGGACAAGAAGAGATCGTTATTAAATCTCTTGGTAACTATTTGCAAAATATACGAGGAATTGCCGGCGGAACGATCAGAGGAGACGGAAAAGTTACTCTGATAGTTGATGTGGGAATGATTATGGATATGGCAAAAGAGCTTAAGATAGATATCAGAGCCAGTATAGAATCTAGCATCAAAGCCGTTTCAAAAGATAAACCAAGCGATTATAAGGTTTTAATTGTTGATGACTCGAAAATGGATAGAACAATTATGCAAAAATCACTTGAACCTATAGGCGTAACGGTTATAGAAGCAACAAACGGTGTTGAGGCTCTAAATATAATAAAATCAGGCGATCATGTTATAGACGCTGTACTGATAGATATAGAGATGCCGCGAATGGATGGATATACTCTAGCTGGTGAGATTAGAAAGTATTCAAAATATAGGAATTTACCTCTTATCGCAGTTACGAGTAGAACTAGTAAAAGCGACCGTTTAAGAGGTGTTGAGGTTGGTATGACTGAGTATATAACAAAACCTTACTCTCCAGAGTACCTTGAAAATGTTGTTAGAAAAAACATTAAGCTCATGTAA